The following proteins are encoded in a genomic region of Anaerolineae bacterium:
- a CDS encoding 16S rRNA processing protein RimM — protein sequence MNPASPRTVQNQAAGSPQAGEPAFLVIGKIRRPHGVRGDVLMEVYTDFPERIQAGVVVYVGDQVRQHEIVARRTHRDGLLIRFQGYTTPEEAGELRNQLVYVRADDRPPLEEGEYYHHQILGMMVYDEAKGFVGWVREILSTGANDVLVVKNEQDKELLIPFADDWIVEVDVPQKRLRVSILQG from the coding sequence ATGAATCCTGCCTCGCCGCGCACTGTCCAAAACCAAGCGGCAGGCTCGCCGCAAGCTGGCGAGCCTGCCTTCTTAGTGATTGGAAAAATTCGCCGTCCACATGGGGTGCGCGGCGATGTGCTCATGGAAGTCTATACCGATTTTCCTGAGCGCATCCAGGCTGGCGTGGTGGTCTATGTTGGAGACCAGGTTCGGCAACACGAGATTGTGGCGCGACGAACCCATCGAGATGGGTTATTGATTCGATTCCAGGGTTATACAACTCCCGAAGAAGCTGGCGAACTGCGCAACCAGTTGGTCTATGTCCGGGCAGACGATCGACCACCTCTGGAAGAAGGCGAATATTATCATCATCAAATCCTCGGCATGATGGTTTATGATGAGGCAAAGGGGTTTGTCGGTTGGGTCAGAGAAATCCTCAGCACCGGCGCCAATGATGTACTGGTGGTCAAAAATGAGCAGGATAAGGAACTCTTGATTCCTTTCGCCGACGACTGGATCGTAGAGGTGGATGTGCCTCAAAAAAGGCTCAGGGTAAGCATTTTGCAAGGATGA
- a CDS encoding KH domain RNA binding protein YlqC, whose product MKSLIEYIAQSLVDHPEEVKVREVRKGNSVNLALYVAKDDMGRVIGRNGRVANAIRVLLRVAAARQGLRVNFDVEEPR is encoded by the coding sequence ATGAAATCCCTGATTGAGTACATAGCGCAATCCCTGGTCGATCATCCAGAGGAAGTCAAAGTGCGCGAGGTTCGAAAAGGGAATTCGGTCAACCTTGCCTTGTATGTTGCCAAAGACGACATGGGGCGGGTGATCGGCAGAAATGGACGGGTGGCAAACGCAATCCGTGTTCTACTCAGGGTGGCGGCTGCCCGGCAAGGACTGCGCGTAAATTTCGACGTTGAAGAGCCGCGATGA